One Malus domestica chromosome 11, GDT2T_hap1 genomic region harbors:
- the LOC103449048 gene encoding transcription repressor OFP12-like, with amino-acid sequence MANTLGRNLNLCFTKIRRPPMGTTLDDDAHGRPLPTATASTSTSSTSMIKNFNSLYDDQSTSTSKSLSSSLLSTSNDYSDTEAPAPDFATAFASRRFFFSSPGRSNSIVDQSSFVATSSSSKTSASEPEDRTLFINHSVAIPTFSPDPYRDFRLSMQEMVEARERTPDSEDVKKKSNWEFLHELLLCYLALNPKSTHKFIIGAFADLLVSLMPSPAGGSRIELEPEFTAGVCEISRCI; translated from the coding sequence ATGGCAAACACATTGGGAAGAAACCTAAATCTCTGCTTCACAAAGATCCGACGGCCACCAATGGGTACAACCCTAGATGACGACGCTCACGGCCGTCCATTACCAACCGCCACCGCATCCACATCCACGTCATCAACGTCCATGATTAAGAACTTTAACTCCCTCTACGATGACCAGTCCACGTCCACCTCAAAATCCCTCAGCTCCTCCCTCCTCTCCACCTCCAACGACTACTCCGACACAGAGGCCCCCGCTCCCGACTTTGCTACCGCCTTTGCCTCCCGacgcttcttcttctcctctccCGGCCGATCCAACTCCATAGTTGACCAATCATCATTCGTCGCCACGTCATCCTCGTCCAAAACATCAGCCTCCGAGCCCGAAGACCGCACGCTCTTCATCAACCACAGCGTGGCGATCCCCACATTCTCCCCGGATCCCTACCGCGACTTCCGTCTGTCCATGCAGGAGATGGTGGAGGCGCGTGAGAGAACGCCAGACTCGGAGGACGTGAAGAAGAAATCCAACTGGGAGTTTTTGCATGAGCTCCTCCTGTGCTATCTTGCACTGAACCCTAAGAGCACCCACAAGTTTATTATCGGCGCTTTCGCTGATCTTCTTGTCAGCCTCATGCCGTCTCCCGCCGGAGGCTCCCGCATTGAATTAGAACCGGAGTTCACGGCCGGCGTTTGTGAGATTTCACGGTGCATCTAG
- the LOC103448986 gene encoding small ribosomal subunit protein uS13z/uS13y/uS13x-like, which produces MSLVANEEFQHILRVLNTNVDGKQKIMFALTSIKGIGRRFANIVCKKADVDMNKRAGELSAAELDTLMTIVANPRQFKIPDWFLNRKKDYKDGRYSQVVSNALDMKLRDDLERLKKIRNHRGLRHYWGLRVRGQHTKTTGRRGKTVGVSKKR; this is translated from the exons atg TCTCTGGTAGCGAACGAAGAGTTTCAGCACATTCTGCGTGTGCTGAACACCAATGTGGACGGGAAGCAGAAGATTATGTTTGCCCTAACCTCCATCAAAGGTATCGGACGTCGTTTCGCCAACATTGTCTGCAAGAAGGCTGACGTCGACATGAACAAGAG GGCTGGTGAACTGTCTGCCGCGGAGCTTGATACCCTCATGACAATTGTTGCGAATCCTCGCCAGTTCAAAATTCCAGACTGGTTTTTAAACAGGAAGAAAGATTACAAGGACGGGAGGTACTCTCAAGTTGTTTCCAATGCATTGGACATGAAGCTGAGGGACGACCTCGAACGCTTGAAGAAGATCAG GAACCACCGTGGTCTCCGTCACTACTGGGGTCTCCGGGTGCGTGGGCAGCACACCAAGACCACCGGTCGCAGAGGAAAGACTGTTGGTGTCTCCAAGAAGCGATAG
- the LOC103449050 gene encoding uncharacterized protein — translation MLRSGKVRGERDKQIGVQKKGDELKRGGLDSGGEKTRHLVSGGAEEPEKEFVGEGGEEGGSENGGAAKSGKKRCVGNGEEIGDEGVEKKWVKEKEADGEVRIFGRVFRSQSAADGGGDKEVSNGELVAESRENDGSQKQCSEGNNERRKEMEVDGKVQVVGRVLWSQSAVNGGCGKVVSDSVLDAESRESDGSDKQCSEVKDEGVVLLGQSENVGVGETGKKRRRVDNGEEIDNDALEKKRVKEDEVDSKVLTTVRVLRSRVVVNGVCDKAGSDGSCKKSSKVKNEGGDQLVERFAKKLEGKRGGLLKVEKNESDGSGAVLLKRKRGRPKKVQTEESDLSVGPLRKKSKLEHKRPFNVQKTNVGLKGKLANEGNMVLRSRERIKVNMTTNSSYLVRRNIGKEFDVKAFSPAKRDKKGNDLENEDSEDGEGNNERKQKQKGNKERKIKHKGQDRDCARSKQKQLVRDKIVDLIMRAGWTIQYRPRNGRDYKDAVYVTPAGQTHWSVTKAYTTLKMRCENGENNSEFCKPSFKFTPIPPEEIDMLARIQIVKRVGKKKGKKGKNGMEGGISEKKKKKKGGYAVDGVIGEKKKKKLGRPFKWKRLLIEKDDSARAACKGRRSLHKTKYRKRCGLLVRNSDNADSDNDGHVPYDGKRTVLAWMIDLGTLSLNSKVKYMNKRKTQVLLEGNITRDGIHCGCCGETISISKFVTHAKSDYSEPFKHIYVDSGSTLLQCLLDSWNKQDEYERRGFHFVGVNREDPNDDTCGICGDGGDLICCDGCPSTFHQNCLEIKKFPSGDWHCVYCSCKFCGMFGGNICESNGIDTDTDNLAASALVTCHVCEEKFHQSCIQAKDAVNDDFNGPSFCGKNCQELFASLQMLLGVRQEIEEGFSLTLIRRSDISSISICDTPQTDGCDSKLIECNSKLAVAFLIMDECFLPMVDHRSGVNLIHNILYNRGSNFSRLNYSGFLTAILERGDEIISAASIRIHGNYLAEMPFIGTRYMYRRQGMCRRLLTGIESALGSLNVERLVIPAILELREIWTSVFGFKPLEGSSKQRMKNMNVLVFPGVDILEKPVSKHLPEANMILAEGVRSTKLEDQQLEQDVLCDTNDKRLAASGSEASAPRGNEATDELADFESNTQHICGVSQDNLEEKSIPPQSTCDVHEQTEEVKEYQSSASVPDVATVEEDTQQGQHIMPEVESKSLTSLHSDSDAADSRVKILSASREVTEKIDCEVRIEDDAFENHVAHDEGSICCSTENATKLQSMVHEAKVPDETTVCHDSETTTQASQEASDLKHQDSQNLQVSGSISCPDGKMPETCAPEYNHPGAQHTPAVIVDVHPESIKCYGSEIVTEPSKVARDVLNPTPLLSHQKADEFEGNRLDTHKVAHGFEGNRSNTYKVESAPADRDSHLTCGRADSLEVTDLNLTPEESQNTISVKQSELNSQVDNTSPTQCNSSNTPAVALHCASVGGTSEVVILSNQAR, via the exons ATGTTGAGATCTGGGAAGGTAAGGGGTGAGAGGGATAAGCAAATTGGTGTTCAAAAGAAAGGGGATGAGTTGAAGCGGGGCGGTTTGGATTCCGGCGGGGAGAAAACCCGGCATTTGGTTTCGGGCGGGGCAGAGGAACCCGAGAAAGAATTTGTGGGGGAGGGTGGCGAGGAGGGTGGGAGTGAAAATGGTGGAGCCGCTAAGAGTGGGAAGAAGAGGTGTGTTGGTAATGGTGAAGAAATTGGTGATGAGGGTGTTGAGAAAAAGTGGGTGAAGGAAAAAGAGGCCGATGGTGAAGTGCGAATTTTTGGGCGGGTTTTCCGATCACAGTCAGCGGCGGATGGAGGGGGCGATAAGGAGGTGAGCAATGGGGAACTGGTTGCGGAAAGTAGAGAAAATGACGGGTCTCAGAAACAATGTAGTGAGGGAAACAATGAAAGGAGGAAGGAAATGGAGGTGGATGGTAAAGTGCAAGTTGTTGGTCGAGTTCTGTGGTCACAGTCAGCGGTGAATGGAGGGTGTGGTAAGGTTGTGAGTGATAGTGTTCTGGATGCCGAAAGTAGAGAAAGTGATGGGTCTGACAAGCAATGTAGTGAGGTAAAAGATGAAGGGGTTGTTCTGTTGGGCCAGAGTGAAAATGTGGGAGTAGGTGAGACTGGGAAGAAAAGGAGGCGGGTTGATAATGGCGAAGAAATTGATAATGATGCTCTTGAGAAGAAAAGGGTCAAGGAAGATGAGGTGGATAGTAAAGTGCTAACTACAGTTAGGGTTCTGCGGTCACGAGTTGTGGTGAATGGGGTGTGTGATAAGGCAGGGAGTGATGGGTCTTGCAAGAAATCTTCCAAGGTTAAAAACGAAGGGGGTGATCAGTTGGTTGAACGGTTTGCAAAGAAGTTGGAAGGAAAGAGAGGGGGCCTACTCAAGGTGGAAAAGAATGAAAGTGATGGTTCAGGTGCCGTGCTACTGAAACGTAAGCGTGGGAGACCTAAGAAGGTACAAACGGAAGAGAGTGATCTGTCGGTGGGTCCGTTGAGAAAGAAGTCAAAATTGGAGCACAAGAGACCATTTAATGTGCAAAAGACTAATGTGGGTTTGAAAGGAAAGCTTGCTAATGAAGGCAATATGGTTTTGAGATCACGAGAAAGAATTAAAGTGAATATGACAACTAACAGTTCATATCTGGTAAGGAGGAATATTGGGAAAGAGTTTGATGTGAAGGCCTTTTCTCCAGCTAAAAGGGATAAAAAAGGAAATGATTTGGAGAATGAGGACAGTGAGGATGGAGAAGGAAATAATGAACGGAAACAGAAACAGAAGGGAAATAAAGAACGGAAAATAAAGCACAAGGGTCAGGATCGAGATTGCGCCAGAAGTAAGCAAAAACAGTTGGTGAGAGATAAAATAGTGGATCTAATTATGCGTGCAGGTTGGACCATTCAATATAGGCCTAGGAATGGCAGAGATTACAAGGATGCAGTGTATGTAACTCCAGCAGGACAGACTCACTGGTCAGTCACCAAGGCTTACACAACCCTAAAAATGCGTTGTGAAAATGGTGAAAATAATTCCGAATTTTGTAAGCCTAGCTTCAAATTTACTCCGATTCCACCGGAGGAAATTGACATGCTAGCAAGGATACAAATTGTGAAAAGGGTGGggaaaaagaaagggaagaaGGGAAAAAATGGAATGGAGGGCGGGAttagtgaaaagaaaaagaagaaaaagggcgGGTATGCAGTGGATGGAGTTAttggagagaaaaagaaaaagaaattgggTAGGCCATTCAAGTGGAAACGTTTACTTATTGAGAAGGATGATTCAGCACGTGCAGCGTGCAAGGGAAGGCGAAGTTTACATAAGACAAAATATAGAAAGCGATGTGGTCTGTTGGTTCGGAACTCTGATAATGCGGATTCAGATAATGATGGCCATGTACCATATGATGGGAAAAGAACAGTACTTGCCTGGATGATTGATTTGGGAACACTATCACTTAATTCAAAGGTGAAGTACATGAACAAGAGAAAGACACAGGTGCTTCTTGAGGGTAACATTACAAGAGATGGAATTCATTGTGGTTGCTGTGGAGAAACAATCTCAATTTCGAAGTTTGTAACCCACGCCAAAAGTGATTACTCTGAGCCGTTTAAACATATATATGTAGACTCAGGGTCTACACTTTTGCAATGCCTGCTTGACTCATGGAATAAACAGGATGAATATGAACGTCGGGGATTTCATTTTGTGGGTGTTAACAGGGAAGACCCAAACGATGATACGTGTGGAATCTGTGGAGAtggtggggacttgatttgttGTGATGGCTGTCCATCAACATTCCACCAAAATTGTTTAGAGATAAAG AAGTTCCCCTCAGGTGATTGGCATTGTGTATATTGTTCATGCAAATTTTGTGGGATGTTTGGCGGTAATATATGCGAAAGCAATGGCATTGACACTGACACTGACAATTTAGCAGCGTCAGCATTAGTTACCTGCCATGTGTGTGAGGAAAAAT ttCACCAATCCTGTATTCAGGCAAAGGATGCTGTAAATGATGATTTCAATGGTCCATCCTTCTGTGGGAAGAATTGTCAAGAG TTATTTGCGAGTCTTCAGATGCTTCTTGGAGTGAGGCaagaaattgaagaaggattttcATTGACTCTGATTCGCCGATCTGATATCAGCTCAATTTCTATTTGTGACACACCACAGACGGATGGTTGTGATTCAAAGCTAATTGAATGCAACTCCAAGCTGGCTGTTGCATTTTTAATAATGGATGAGTGTTTTTTGCCTATGGTTGACCACAGAAGTGGAGTCAATTTAATTCATAATATTCTGTATAATCGTGG GTCAAATTTTAGCAGACTGAATTATAGTGGTTTCTTAACTGCAATTCTAGAGAGAGGTGATGAGATCATATCAGCAGCATCCATCCG GATCCATGGGAACTATTTAGCAGAGATGCCATTTATTGGGACGCGCTATATGTATAGGCGTCAAGGAATGTGCCGTCGGCTTCTAACTGGAATCGAATCT GCTCTCGGCTCGTTGAATGTTGAAAGATTGGTTATACCAGCAATCTTGGAACTCAGAGAAATATGGACTTCTGTTTTTGGTTTTAAGCCCCTTGAAGGTTCAAGCAAGCAGAGGATGAAGAACATGAATGTATTGGTTTTCCCTGGTGTAGATATATTAGAGAAGCCAGTGTCGAAGCACTTACCAGAAGCAAATATGATTCTCGCTGAAG GTGTGAGGTCCACCAAACTTGAGGATCAGCAACTCGAGCAAGACGTTTTATGTGATACTAATGACAAACGTTTGGCTGCGTCTGGAAGTGAAGCATCAGCACCCCGTGGAAACGAGGCAACTGAtgaacttgctgattttgaatCCAATACACAGCATATCTGTGGTGTTTCTCAGGATAATCTGGAGGAGAAAAGCATTCCTCCTCAATCAACTTGTGACGTTCATGAACAGACTGAGGAGGTCAAAGAATATCAGAGTTCTGCTTCAGTTCCTGATGTAGCCACAGTGGAAGAGGACACCCAACAAGGCCAGCATATCATGCCTGAAGTCGAAAGCAAATCTTTGACATCACTTCATAGTGATTCTGATGCCGCTGACTCTCGTGTAAAGATTCTTTCTGCTTCCAGGGAGGTCACTGAAAAAATTGATTGCGAGGTCAGAATAGAAGATGACGCGTTTGAGAATCACGTTGCTCATGACGAAGGATCTATTTGCTGCTCTACTGAAAATGCCACTAAGTTGCAGAGCATGGTCCATGAAGCAAAAGTTCCTGATGAAACTACTGTCTGCCATGATTCAGAGACTACAACTCAGGCATCTCAAGAGGCAAGCGACCTTAAGCATCAGGATTCTCAAAATTTGCAGGTTTCAGGATCTATTTCCTGCCCAGATGGAAAGATGCCTGAAACTTGTGCACCGGAATATAACCATCCTGGTGCTCAGCATACACCTGCAGTGATTGTTGACGTGCATCCAGAATCTATCAAGTGTTATGGCTCTGAAATTGTGACCGAACCTAGCAAGGTTGCCAGAGATGTACTAAACCCGACTCCCCTGTTGTCTCACCAGAAAGCAGATGAGTTTGAAGGCAATAGGCTCGACACTCATAAAGTTGCACATGGGTTTGAAGGCAACCGGAGCAACACTTATAAAGTTGAATCCGCTCCAGCTGACAGAGATTCTCATCTTACATGTGGACGTGCCGACTCCCTGGAGGTTACTGATTTGAACTTAACCCCGGAGGAGTCTCAGAACACAATATCCGTAAAGCAATCAGAACTCAATTCTCAGGTTGATAATACAAGTCCCACACAGTGCAACTCGAGCAATACCCCTGCTGTGGCTCTTCACTGCGCATCCGTTGGGGGTACTTCAGAGGTGGTTATTCTATCAAACCAGGCTAGGTGA
- the LOC103448988 gene encoding small ribosomal subunit protein eS24z-like, with product MADTKAVTIRTRKFMTNRLLSRKQFVIDVLHPGRPNVSKAELKEKLARLYEVRDPNAIFVFKFRTHFGGGKSTGFGLIYDSVENAKKYEPKYRLIRNGLDTKVEKSRKQLKERKNRAKKIRGVKKTKAGDAAKAKKK from the exons atgGCGGATACCAAGGCAGTGACGATCCGTACGAGGAAGTTCATGACCAATCGCCTTCTCTCCAGAAAGCAATTC GTCATCGATGTTCTGCATCCTGGCCGACCCAATGTCTCAAAG GCGGAGTTGAAGGAGAAACTTGCGAGGTTGTACGAGGTGAGGGACCCAAATGCCATCTTCGTATTCAAGTTCCGCACCCATTTTGGAGGGGGGAAGTCTACTGGTTTCGGTTTGATCTATGATTCCGTAGAGAATGCCAAGAAGTACGAGCCCAAGTACAGGCTGATCAGG AATGGACTGGATACAAAGGTTgaaaaatcaaggaaacaactCAAGGAAAGGAAGAACAGAGCCAAGAAGATTCGTGGAGTTAAGAAG ACAAAGGCCGGTGATGCTGCCAAGGCGAAGAAGAAATGA
- the LOC103448989 gene encoding uncharacterized protein — MGRPSSTIHIPERRHRSDHENGRYPPHSDSSGDNRYQRRSPSYENYDRYDNRRHRNPSGTPPRRSPRSNGGGPESLARRRSPSYEDYERHDNRRHRNRSGSPDYPNPRRSPRANGGPDSLPKKFGRGGNRMDRNGGREESEDSDEELKGLSFEEYRRLKRQKLRKSGKFCIWELTPSPPRVENDEFELVGKADVISERYGEEENIESQDKKKEKEKSESESESDSESEDLRSRKRKKSSGSKRRSRKSRYSDSESESESVSDDESDEEEDRRTRKKSKSRSKRSRSRRERRRKRKSRRSSSSELDESEDSESEVSDSKKKKKQRKSRSRSKKKESETEMESEISDSEKGLDSEVDAKAATLVEEEMMKDESNAEALKFKEIFEAQKKLSLDDEPVVGPMPLPRAEGHISYGGALRPGEGDAIAQYVQQGKRIPRRGEVGLSADEIQKFENLGYVMSGSRHQRMNAIRIRKENQVYSAEDKRALAMFNYEEKAKREHKVMADLQRLVQRHIGQDVGPTHDPFSGKEKEIADA; from the coding sequence ATGGGGAGGCCATCATCCACCATCCACATACCGGAGAGACGACACCGTTCCGATCACGAGAACGGCCGGTACCCACCGCACTCCGACTCATCCGGCGACAACCGCTACCAGCGTCGCAGCCCCAGCTACGAAAACTACGACCGCTACGATAACCGCCGCCACCGAAACCCCTCTGGAACGCCCCCTAGACGAAGCCCTAGGAGCAACGGAGGAGGCCCGGAATCCTTGGCTCGGCGTCGCAGCCCCAGCTATGAGGACTACGAGCGGCACGACAACCGCCGCCACCGAAATCGCTCGGGCTCGCCTGATTACCCGAACCCTAGACGAAGCCCTAGGGCTAATGGGGGGCCAGACTCTCTGCCGAAGAAATTCGGGCGTGGCGGGAACCGTATGGACCGGAATGGAGGACGGGAGGAGTCGGAGGACTCCGACGAGGAGCTGAAGGGGCTGAGTTTCGAGGAGTACAGGAGGCTCAAGAGGCAGAAGCTGAGGAAATCGGGGAAGTTTTGTATTTGGGAATTGACGCCCAGCCCGCCTAGGGTTGAGAACGATGAGTTCGAATTGGTGGGTAAGGCTGATGTGATTTCGGAGCGGTATGGCGAGGAGGAGAATATTGAATCGCaggacaagaagaaagagaaggagaagtCCGAGTCTGAATCCGAATCCGATTCTGAATCGGAGGATTTGAGGTcgaggaaaaggaagaagagttcGGGTTCGAAGCGCAGGAGTAGGAAATCGAGGTATAGTGACAGTGAATCGGAGAGTGAGAGCGTAAGTGATGATGAATCGGATGAAGAGGAGGATCGTAGAACGAGAAAGAAATCGAAAAGTAGGAGTAAGAGAAGCAGGAGCAGAAgagaaaggagaagaaagaggaagagcaGGCGTAGTAGCAGTAGCGAGTTGGATGAGAGCGAAGACAGTGAAAGTGAGGTTTCagattcaaagaagaagaagaaacagcgAAAGTCTCGCAGTCGGAGTAAGAAGAAAGAGTCGGAAACTGAAATGGAGAGTGAGATATCGGACTCGGAGAAGGGTTTGGATTCTGAGGTTGATGCCAAGGCTGCTACTTTAGTGGAAGAGGAGATGATGAAGGATGAGAGTAATGCGGAGGCATTGAAGTTTAAGGAGATTTTCGAGGCCCAGAAGAAGTTGTCATTGGACGATGAACCAGTGGTTGGGCCAATGCCGTTGCCTAGAGCTGAAGGGCATATTAGTTATGGTGGAGCTCTGAGGCCTGGTGAAGGTGATGCCATTGCACAATATGTTCAGCAAGGGAAGCGTATTCCGCGGAGAGGAGAAGTGGGTCTTTCGGCTGATGAGATTCAGAAGTTTGAGAACCTTGGGTATGTAATGAGTGGTAGTAGGCACCAGAGAATGAATGCCATTCGTATTAGGAAGGAAAACCAGGTTTACAGTGCTGAGGATAAGCGGGCTTTGGCCATGTTCAACTACGAGGAGAAAGCTAAGCGCGAGCACAAGGTCATGGCAGATTTGCAGCGGCTGGTTCAGCGGCATATTGGGCAGGATGTCGGACCTACTCATGACCCTTTTTCCGGGAAGGAAAAAGAGATTGCTGATGCTTAG
- the LOC103448992 gene encoding uncharacterized protein — protein sequence MLMMRDFPSCFGENGVQVADFSSSSSSSRATKAAQNLVSCVYQCKLKGRLCLITVTWTKNLMGQGLAIEIDDAASHCLCRVEIKPWIFSKRKGLKNLEVDSTKIDIFWDLTNAKFGSGPEPLEKFYLALMFDQEIVLFLGDLKKEDFKSPAGSNSKSKHKFKSKSKTTAEFVAKREHICGKKIYGAKAQFCDLGKTHDVKIECETAGGLHEAYLVICIDSKIVLQVKRLNWKFRGNHTIVVDGMRVEVFWDVHNWLFGNSMGDAVFMFQTCLDVAADESKKLWTGLPVLDPSVFTWSSSSEQLRENQLQDFGFSLVLHAWKNE from the exons atgcttatgatgAGGGACTTCCCTTcttgttttggtgaaaatggtgtTCAAGTTGCAGATttttcatcatcatcttcttcctcaagagCCACAAAAGCTGCCCAGAACTTGGTTTCCTGCGTCTACCAGTGCAAATTAAAGGGCAGATTGTGTTTGATCACTGTGACATGGACCAAGAATCTGATGGGGCAAGGCCTCGCCATTGAAATCGACGATGCAGCCAGTCATTGCCTCTGCAGAGTTGAGATTAAGCCATGGATTTTCTCCAAGAGAAAAGGGTTGAAGAATTTGGAGGTGGACTCTACGAAAATTGACATCTTTTGGGATTTAACAAATGCCAAGTTTGGTTCAGGACCTGAGCCATTGGAGAAGTTTTATCTAGCTCTTATGTTTGATCAAGAAATTGTTCTGTTTCTTGGGGACTTGAAGAAGGAGGATTTCAAAAGCCCTGCTGGGTCCAATTCCAAGTCCAAACACAAattcaaatccaaatccaaaaccacaGCCGAATTCGTTGCAAAAAGAGAGCACATTTGTGGGAAAAAAATTTATGGAGCAAAGGCACAGTTTTGTGATTTGGGCAAAACCCATGATGTGAAAATTGAGTGTGAAACTGCAGGTGGCCTCCATGAGGCATATCTTGTGATCTGCATTGACAGCAAGATTGTATTGCAG GTGAAGAGGTTGAATTGGAAGTTCAGAGGCAACCACACAATTGTGGTAGATGGGATGAGAGTTGAAGTGTTTTGGGATGTGCACAACTGGCTGTTTGGGAATTCAATGGGAGACGCAGTTTTCATGTTCCAAACTTGCCTTGATGTTGCTGCAGATGAAAGCAAGAAGTTATGGACTGGTTTGCCAGTTCTGGATCCTTCTGTGTTCACTTGGTCTTCTTCCTCTGAGCAGTTGAGAGAGAACCAGTTGCAGGATTTTGGGTTCTCACTGGTTTTGCATGCTTGGAAGAATGAATAG
- the LOC103448991 gene encoding F-box protein SKIP17-like yields the protein MAKRPCPSQNPRAPNLNQLDRDHLLDTFLEFSDSPPFAIDLSFERLLESRASDADQTKLIDRALQLGSVLLEAAKRSARKRASKHNSLAWALPPDLTIKVFSMLDTQSLCYAAATCSMFYKCAMDPSCYANIDLTTVVPKVNNAVVSTMIHRAGKSLQSLKLGVVPGPTTPIGSCQPLVYTIRNSVDVSNFSWNDKRSRQGKESSILSRSCLSPLCGNIDAPGTLLRRLHLYNIERMDTVSLCGALMACPFLIDLEIVGLHVELRQTLLSVSANCQSIERLFFESSKSGRDDSLKSPTCVDLVNNCPHLTSLAFRGFKLHDYKVRILLKGLKKLKYVDFSTSYSITGSFLRNLGSSTGGNLLEVLILRDCMHFKMVEATRLLTAILAGDFKFLRHLDISNREGLASEDDWIQRCHTLSTIPSKRVLEERPNLCMLADFPPEGSYPDMDPMFDSEPYSDLSLPSASQMSSPLSDGSMFVSFSESSYNSDHGSGNEDARYVIYDESSDEVDYVAV from the exons ATGGCGAAGCGACCCTGCCCCTCCCAAAACCCTAGAGCCCCGAACCTCAACCAGCTCGACCGCGACCACCTCCTCGACACATTTCTCGAGTTCTCCGACTCGCCGCCCTTCGCCATCGACCTCTCCTTCGAGCGCCTCCTCGAGTCCCGGGCCTCCGACGCCGATCAGACCAAGCTCATCGATCGCGCCCTCCAGTTGGGCTCCGTCCTCCTCGAGGCCGCCAAGCGCTCCGCCAGGAAGCGCGCCTCCAAGCACAACTCCCTCGCCTGGGCTCTCCCTCCCGACCTCACTATCAAG GTCTTTTCCATGCTTGATACACAAAGCCTATGCTATGCTGCAGCTACTTGTTCAATGTTTTATAAATGTGCCATGGATCCCTCTTGCTATGCCAATATTGACTTGACAACAGTTGTCCCAAAAGTTAACAATGCGGTAGTTTCTACAATGATTCACCGAGCCGGGAAATCTCTCCA GTCTCTTAAGCTTGGGGTAGTTCCAGGCCCAACTACGCCAATTGGATCTTGCCAACCGTTAGTTTATACCATCAGGAATTCTGTAGACGTGTCCAACTTTTCATGGAATGATAAGAGATCTCGACAAGGGAAGGAGTCATCCATTCTTTCTAGATCCTGTTTAAGCCCTTTATGTGGGAACATTGATGCTCCAGG GACTCTTCTGAGGAGGTTGCACCTTTACAATATTGAAAGAATGGATACTGTGTCACTTTGTGGAGCACTAATGGCTTGCCCATTTCTCATTGATTTGGAGATTGTTGGCCT TCATGTTGAATTGAGGCAAACATTGCTGTCAGTGAGTGCAAACTGTCAATCAATAGAGCGTCTGTTCTTTGAATCTTCAAAATCAG GTAGAGATGACAGTTTGAAATCACCAACTTGTGTTGATCTGGTGAACAATTGCCCTCATCTAACATCATTGGCCTTCAGAGGGTTTAAGTTGCATGATTATAAAGTTCGTATACTTCTTAAG GGACTTAAGAAATTAAAGTACGTTGATTTTTCAACTTCCTACTCGATCACTGGATCATTTTTAAG GAACCTTGGAAGCAGCACAGGTGGGAATCTGCTGGAAGTCTTGATTCTACGGGATTGCATGCATTTCAAAATg GTGGAGGCAACTCGGTTGTTGACAGCTATTCTTGCTGGGGATTTCAAGTTCCTTAGACATCTT GATATATCTAACAGAGAAGGCTTGGCGTCTGAGGATGACTGGATTCAGAGATGCCACACCTTAAG CACCATTCCCTCGAAGCGGGTGTTAGAAGAAAGGCCTAATCTCTGTATGCTGGCTGATTTTCCACCAGAAGGAAG TTACCCCGACATGGACCCAATGTTTGACAGTGAGCCATATAGTGATCTCAGTCTGCCTTCGGCATCACAGATGAGCAGTCCTTTATCTGATGGTTCGATGTTCGTGAGTTTTTCTGAAAGCAGTTACAATAGTGATCATGGTAGTGGCAACGAGGATGCTCGTTATGTAATTTATGATGAAAGCTCAGACGAGGTAGACTATGTGGCCGTGTAG